The following proteins are encoded in a genomic region of Capra hircus breed San Clemente chromosome 16, ASM170441v1, whole genome shotgun sequence:
- the PIGC gene encoding phosphatidylinositol N-acetylglucosaminyltransferase subunit C has product MSERIMCAQPVATTKEVRWQKVLYERQPFPDNYVDRRFLEELRKNIYARKYQYWAVVFESSVVIQQLCSVCVFVVIWWYMDEGLLAPQWLFGTGLASSLIGYVLFDLIDGGEGRRKSGRTRWADLKSALVFITFTYGFSPVLKTLTESVSTDTIYAMAVFMLLGHLIFFDYGANAAIVSSTLSLNMAIFASVCLASRLPRSLHAFIMVTFAIQIFALWPMLQKKLKACTPRSYVGVTLLFAFSALGGLLSISAVGAILFALLLVSISCLCPFYLIRLQLFKENIHGPWDEAEIKEDLSRFLS; this is encoded by the coding sequence ATGAGCGAAAGGATAATGTGTGCCCAGCCTGTAGCTACCACCAAAGAGGTCAGGTGGCAGAAGGTCTTGTATGAGCGACAGCCCTTTCCTGATAACTACGTGGATCGGAGGTTCCTGGAAGAgctccggaaaaacatctatgcCCGGAAATACCAATACTGGGCTGTGGTGTTTGAGTCCAGTGTGGTGATACAGCAGCTGTGCAGTGTCTGTGTTTTTGTGGTTATCTGGTGGTATATGGATGAGGGTCTTCTGGCCCCTCAGTGGCTTTTTGGGACCGGCCTGGCTTCTTCACTGATTGGCTATGTTTTGTTTGATCTCATTGACGGAGGGGAAGGACGGAGGAAGAGTGGGCGGACCCGGTGGGCTGACTTGAAGAGTGCCCTAGTCTTCATTACTTTCACATATGGCTTTTCGCCGGTGCTGAAGACCCTGACAGAATCGGTCAGCACTGACACCATCTATGCCATGGCAGTCTTCATGCTGTTAGGCCACCTCATCTTCTTTGACTATGGTGCCAATGCTGCCATTGTATCCAGCACACTGTCCTTGAACATGGCCATCTTTGCTTCTGTCTGCCTTGCCTCCCGCCTGCCCCGATCCCTCCATGCCTTCATCATGGTGACATTTGCCATCCAGATTTTTGCCCTGTGGCCCATGTTACAGAAGAAACTGAAGGCATGTACGCCCCGCAGCTATGTGGGGGTCACACTGCTCTTTGCATTCTCAGCCTTAGGAGGCCTGCTGTCCATCAGTGCTGTGGGAGCCATACTCTTTGCCCTTCTGCTGGTTTCCATCTCATGTCTCTGCCCTTTCTACCTCATTCGCCTgcagctttttaaagaaaatattcatggGCCTTGGGATGAGGCTGAAATCAAAGAAGATTTGTCCAGGTTTCTCAGCTGA